A window from Shewanella livingstonensis encodes these proteins:
- a CDS encoding DUF2956 domain-containing protein encodes MKKTLSPETQHDALAIAKATQKPGQVKEQTKLIAAGVEKGIAEYKKREKVKARERDKARKQQQKNKNVALANDNGDVETSDTESESRLNALTWSLVGLLLLSWALFAAYLFYR; translated from the coding sequence ATGAAAAAAACGCTATCTCCCGAAACTCAACACGATGCTTTAGCCATTGCCAAAGCGACCCAAAAACCAGGACAAGTTAAAGAACAAACCAAGTTAATTGCCGCTGGAGTTGAGAAAGGGATTGCTGAATACAAAAAACGTGAAAAGGTAAAAGCACGTGAACGTGATAAAGCCCGTAAACAGCAGCAAAAAAACAAAAATGTCGCACTAGCTAACGACAATGGTGATGTAGAGACCTCTGACACTGAGTCAGAAAGTCGACTTAACGCGCTAACGTGGTCGTTGGTAGGCTTATTACTCTTGAGTTGGGCACTGTTTGCCGCTTACTTGTTTTATCGTTAA
- a CDS encoding M16 family metallopeptidase, with translation MKTITHTRMTISLSAIALACSLSISGCATSQKTSVDTVAASPGLVTASFTMPSYQSVTLDNGLNVNLMVQKEVPLVTIDAVVRAGAVNDVTSGMAYITSQSLMLGAAGQSKADIEQQLDFMGASIDTNADLEGSYIRANMMSKDVDTVLNIFSHILRQPDFDSAEFDKLKQRETVGLSQQKESPRAVIGRYFNKLVFGTHPYANPVSGNSDTIAKLSVEELRAFHKGYYQPSNMTINVVGDFDVADMTAKLNKAFGDWQTSETVVQPDLSQNLPTLTQPHVLLVDKPDAIETTFLIGGVGIRYDNPDYVGLTVVNTILGGRFTSWLNDELRVNAGLTYGARSGFSPYAQSGVFQISTFTKSSTTKEAIDLALKTYARLWEKGIDQTTLDSAKAYVKGQFPPKYETSGQLAGLLSDMYLYGFNDDFINQFQAKVDGLTLAETQRLIKQYFPQQNLQFVLIGNAEKIADIAAQYGEVTKVDITATGFGQ, from the coding sequence ATGAAAACCATCACTCACACACGGATGACAATATCGTTATCGGCTATCGCATTAGCCTGTAGTTTAAGCATAAGTGGTTGTGCCACTTCGCAGAAAACCAGCGTCGATACCGTTGCTGCTAGCCCCGGTCTTGTCACGGCTAGTTTTACGATGCCAAGCTATCAATCGGTTACCCTAGACAACGGCTTAAACGTTAATTTAATGGTGCAAAAAGAAGTGCCATTAGTGACTATTGATGCCGTGGTTAGAGCGGGTGCAGTGAATGATGTGACCTCTGGTATGGCTTACATTACCTCACAAAGTTTAATGCTGGGTGCTGCGGGTCAATCTAAGGCCGATATTGAGCAGCAGTTAGACTTTATGGGTGCCAGTATTGATACCAATGCTGATCTCGAAGGCAGTTATATTCGTGCCAATATGATGAGCAAAGATGTTGATACCGTGCTCAATATTTTTAGCCATATATTGCGCCAACCAGATTTCGATAGCGCTGAATTTGATAAGCTAAAGCAGCGCGAAACAGTCGGTTTGTCGCAGCAAAAAGAAAGCCCTCGGGCCGTGATTGGGCGCTACTTTAATAAGCTCGTTTTTGGTACGCATCCGTATGCTAATCCGGTATCGGGCAATAGTGATACCATTGCTAAGCTGTCTGTTGAAGAGCTACGCGCTTTTCATAAAGGCTATTATCAGCCAAGTAACATGACCATTAACGTGGTGGGCGACTTTGATGTAGCCGACATGACTGCAAAGCTTAATAAAGCCTTTGGTGATTGGCAGACCTCGGAAACTGTGGTGCAACCAGATTTAAGCCAAAACTTACCGACATTAACCCAACCGCATGTATTGTTGGTCGACAAGCCTGATGCGATTGAAACCACCTTTTTAATCGGTGGTGTGGGTATTCGTTACGACAACCCTGATTATGTAGGTTTAACCGTTGTTAACACCATTTTAGGTGGTCGTTTTACTTCATGGTTAAATGATGAATTACGCGTTAATGCTGGTTTAACTTACGGTGCCCGTTCGGGTTTTAGCCCTTATGCGCAATCTGGAGTATTCCAAATCAGTACTTTTACTAAGTCATCGACAACTAAAGAAGCCATTGATTTAGCCTTAAAAACCTATGCTCGTTTATGGGAGAAGGGCATTGATCAAACCACTTTAGATTCTGCTAAAGCCTATGTAAAAGGTCAATTTCCACCTAAGTACGAGACCAGTGGCCAGTTAGCCGGTTTACTATCTGACATGTATTTGTATGGCTTTAATGATGATTTTATTAATCAATTTCAAGCTAAAGTGGATGGACTTACCCTTGCAGAAACTCAACGTTTGATTAAGCAATATTTCCCACAACAAAACTTACAGTTTGTGTTGATTGGTAATGCTGAAAAAATTGCTGATATTGCGGCGCAGTACGGTGAAGTGACTAAAGTTGATATAACAGCGACGGGTTTTGGTCAGTAG
- a CDS encoding M16 family metallopeptidase, translated as MALLMTIGVLSAPNVSATQAEDINSFTLENGMKIMVLEDSSIPNANMYIFWKVGSRNEVPGITGISHFFEHMMFNGSKKFGPKMFDRTMEAAGGANNAYTSEDLTVYTDWFPANGLETIFDLEADRIANLDINPEMVESERGVVQSERTTGLENSNWRTIQEALKSVAFAAHPYSWSVIGYESDIAAWTLEDLQQYHKTYYAPNNALVVITGDVKLAEVKALANQYFAPIPAQAPPKAVRTIEPPQNGERRVFVKKESVSTPNIMLAYHVPATSHADYYALDLLSSMLSQGNSSRFYQALVDKQLAVAAETYMPMSFDPNLFYILGVANAGVSAETLEQALIEQINLIATQGVTQQELEKVKNIKLMDFYRTMETINGKANTLGTYELYFGDYAKLFNAPDAYNQVTPADIQRVAQTYLIKANRTVGVLAATEESDK; from the coding sequence ATGGCGTTGTTGATGACAATAGGGGTACTGAGTGCCCCTAACGTGTCAGCGACACAAGCCGAAGACATTAATAGCTTTACCTTGGAAAATGGCATGAAGATTATGGTGTTAGAGGATAGCTCTATCCCAAATGCCAATATGTACATTTTTTGGAAAGTCGGTTCACGCAATGAAGTCCCTGGCATTACCGGTATTTCACATTTTTTTGAACACATGATGTTTAACGGTTCTAAAAAGTTTGGCCCAAAAATGTTTGATCGCACCATGGAAGCTGCTGGTGGTGCTAACAATGCTTATACCAGCGAAGACTTAACGGTTTACACCGATTGGTTTCCTGCTAACGGTTTAGAAACCATTTTTGATTTAGAAGCTGATCGCATTGCCAACTTAGACATTAATCCAGAAATGGTCGAAAGCGAACGTGGCGTAGTGCAGTCTGAGCGTACTACAGGGCTTGAAAACTCCAACTGGCGTACGATTCAAGAAGCGCTTAAAAGTGTCGCCTTTGCGGCGCATCCATATAGCTGGTCGGTGATTGGTTATGAGTCGGACATTGCCGCTTGGACATTAGAAGATTTACAGCAATATCATAAAACCTATTATGCCCCTAACAATGCGTTAGTGGTGATTACCGGTGATGTAAAGTTAGCTGAAGTGAAAGCTTTAGCTAATCAGTATTTTGCGCCAATTCCTGCCCAAGCCCCGCCTAAAGCAGTGCGTACGATTGAGCCACCGCAAAATGGTGAACGCCGAGTTTTTGTGAAAAAAGAGTCGGTGAGCACTCCTAATATTATGTTGGCTTATCATGTACCTGCCACTAGCCATGCTGATTACTATGCATTGGACTTATTATCGTCAATGTTAAGTCAAGGCAATAGCTCGCGCTTTTATCAGGCGTTAGTTGATAAGCAATTAGCGGTAGCGGCCGAAACCTATATGCCGATGTCGTTCGACCCTAATTTATTTTATATTTTGGGTGTAGCAAATGCGGGCGTGAGCGCCGAAACCTTAGAGCAAGCATTAATTGAGCAAATTAATCTTATTGCTACTCAAGGCGTTACTCAGCAAGAGCTTGAAAAAGTTAAAAATATTAAGCTGATGGATTTTTACCGCACTATGGAAACCATTAACGGTAAAGCCAATACCTTAGGTACATACGAGCTGTATTTTGGCGACTATGCAAAACTATTTAATGCTCCAGATGCGTATAACCAAGTGACACCTGCAGACATTCAGCGTGTAGCACAAACCTATTTAATTAAAGCGAATCGAACTGTCGGTGTGCTCGCTGCGACTGAGGAGTCTGATAAATGA
- a CDS encoding amidohydrolase has translation MRLTSLALLLSSVFASSFYSASTVASVPTAAELTAAVESKVIAWRRDLHQHPELSNREFRTSKVIEKHLKSLGLEVQTGIAHTGVVAILKGGKPGPLIGLRADMDALPVTEGVDLPFASKVTDTYRGQKVGVMHACGHDTHVAMLMGVAENLVNVKDSLAGDVMFIFQPAEEGAPEGEQGGAELMLQQGLFAKRMPDQVFGMHVTSSMPSGVIGLRSGPAMASEDSFTIKVTGKQTHGSRPWSGVDPIVASAQIITSVQTIISRQVDITKAPAVVSFGAINGGIRSNIIPDEVELIGTIRTFDQDMRADIKVKLAEIATNAAKTLGATAVTEIQPGYPVTVNNPQLVSKMRPVIASVVGDNMLIEPGLMTGAEDFSYYAQQTAGMFFFLGVTPADQDMSQVASNHSPAFYVDESALKVGVQTMTQIALTALSAAQ, from the coding sequence ATGCGCCTGACCTCCCTCGCGTTACTGCTTTCTAGCGTATTTGCTAGCAGTTTTTACAGTGCGTCTACCGTGGCTAGCGTGCCTACTGCCGCAGAGTTAACGGCTGCAGTAGAAAGTAAGGTAATTGCATGGCGCCGCGATCTTCACCAACATCCTGAATTATCTAACCGAGAGTTTCGTACCAGCAAGGTGATTGAAAAACACCTTAAGTCCTTGGGGCTTGAAGTGCAAACGGGCATTGCCCATACCGGCGTAGTGGCGATACTTAAAGGCGGCAAGCCTGGGCCATTAATTGGTTTACGTGCCGACATGGATGCGTTGCCAGTAACAGAAGGGGTTGATTTACCTTTTGCCTCTAAAGTAACTGACACTTATCGCGGCCAAAAAGTAGGGGTAATGCACGCGTGCGGCCATGATACGCATGTTGCCATGCTGATGGGCGTGGCTGAAAACCTCGTTAACGTAAAAGACAGCCTGGCAGGGGATGTGATGTTTATCTTTCAGCCAGCCGAGGAAGGCGCACCAGAAGGTGAGCAAGGCGGTGCAGAGTTAATGCTACAACAAGGCTTGTTTGCTAAACGTATGCCAGACCAAGTGTTTGGTATGCATGTCACATCAAGCATGCCGTCTGGCGTAATTGGCTTGCGATCGGGTCCCGCTATGGCGAGTGAAGACTCATTTACGATTAAGGTTACCGGCAAGCAAACTCATGGCTCGCGTCCTTGGAGTGGTGTTGATCCTATTGTGGCCTCAGCGCAAATTATTACCAGTGTGCAAACCATTATTAGTCGCCAAGTTGATATTACTAAAGCCCCTGCCGTGGTGAGTTTCGGGGCCATTAATGGTGGCATTCGATCGAATATTATTCCTGACGAAGTTGAGTTGATCGGCACTATCCGTACTTTCGATCAAGATATGCGTGCTGACATTAAAGTCAAATTAGCTGAAATAGCCACCAATGCTGCGAAAACATTGGGGGCAACCGCGGTAACGGAGATCCAACCCGGTTACCCTGTGACGGTGAATAATCCACAACTTGTGAGTAAAATGCGCCCAGTCATTGCCTCTGTAGTAGGTGACAATATGTTAATTGAGCCAGGGTTAATGACGGGCGCAGAAGACTTTTCGTATTATGCGCAGCAAACTGCAGGAATGTTTTTTTTCTTAGGGGTTACGCCGGCAGATCAAGATATGAGTCAAGTTGCTAGCAACCATTCTCCGGCATTCTATGTCGATGAAAGTGCGTTAAAAGTGGGCGTGCAAACCATGACCCAAATTGCCTTAACGGCATTAAGTGCGGCACAATAA
- a CDS encoding class I SAM-dependent methyltransferase: MSPCPLCHHDTAAFHQDNKRPYVRCPQCLMVSVPKTFYWDEAAEKAHYDCHHNDFANAGYQLFLSRTLTPLLAQLAPGAMGLDFGCGEGAVLSQMAAKHGISVANYDLFYHPDTQVLHQLYDFVCLTEVIEHIADAQALIEQLSQLLMLGGILAVMTKRVPSAAAFTNWSYKIDPTHINFYALETFQWIAQQQGWLLEVIDSDVVFFHVPAALDIA, from the coding sequence TTGTCACCTTGTCCTTTATGTCACCATGACACCGCTGCTTTTCATCAAGATAACAAACGCCCCTACGTTCGTTGCCCGCAATGTTTAATGGTGTCGGTTCCAAAGACATTTTATTGGGATGAAGCGGCTGAAAAAGCTCATTACGATTGTCACCACAACGACTTCGCTAATGCGGGCTATCAACTTTTTTTATCGCGCACATTAACTCCTTTATTAGCTCAGCTCGCTCCCGGTGCAATGGGATTAGATTTTGGTTGCGGCGAAGGTGCTGTGTTAAGCCAAATGGCAGCAAAGCATGGAATTAGTGTGGCTAATTATGATTTGTTTTATCATCCAGACACACAAGTACTACACCAGCTGTACGATTTTGTCTGTTTAACCGAAGTGATTGAACACATTGCCGATGCGCAGGCGTTAATTGAGCAATTAAGCCAGTTATTGATGCTTGGGGGGATATTAGCCGTAATGACAAAAAGAGTACCTAGCGCAGCTGCATTTACAAACTGGTCTTATAAAATTGATCCCACTCATATCAATTTCTACGCGTTAGAAACCTTTCAATGGATAGCGCAGCAACAAGGTTGGCTGCTGGAGGTCATCGACAGTGATGTGGTGTTCTTTCACGTACCGGCAGCATTAGATATAGCATAA
- a CDS encoding tRNA-uridine aminocarboxypropyltransferase, with product MSRSYCIHCQYPQSACVCHALKPVTSNTEVVVMQHPSEVDHAKNTVRLLKLVMPQMKIYVGESAVDFIELQHYLAVQTKPIYVVYPNDHSQTVAEAGASEAAIIILVDGTWRKAYRMLQLNPWLLNYPSLHLECEDESQYIIRKAKRSDSLSTLEAVAHTLIALNPAADIAPIFAVFNAMVQHKLTAMPALVRARYNSGKIKG from the coding sequence ATGAGCAGAAGTTATTGTATTCATTGCCAATACCCACAGTCGGCTTGCGTGTGTCATGCGCTCAAACCGGTGACGTCAAATACCGAGGTTGTGGTGATGCAGCATCCATCTGAAGTGGATCATGCTAAGAACACTGTGAGATTATTGAAACTGGTAATGCCGCAGATGAAAATTTACGTGGGTGAATCTGCCGTGGACTTTATTGAGCTGCAACATTATTTAGCTGTGCAAACGAAGCCGATTTATGTGGTTTATCCCAATGATCACAGTCAAACGGTAGCCGAGGCTGGAGCGAGTGAGGCTGCGATAATTATTTTAGTCGACGGTACTTGGCGTAAGGCATACCGCATGTTGCAGCTCAATCCGTGGTTACTTAATTACCCGTCACTGCATCTTGAGTGTGAAGATGAGTCGCAATATATTATTCGTAAAGCGAAACGTAGCGACAGCTTGTCGACTTTGGAAGCGGTTGCCCACACGTTGATTGCCTTAAATCCAGCGGCTGATATCGCGCCAATATTTGCAGTGTTTAACGCAATGGTGCAACATAAGTTAACGGCTATGCCTGCTCTGGTTCGTGCACGTTATAACAGCGGTAAAATCAAAGGATAG
- a CDS encoding putative porin produces the protein MTRTKMSVALMLALATIPAYAAQDNTYHHEAEIGFLDSSGEADGLVNANYRYYFKAVEQADKPYALTGFFNQGSTVSARYATTDVQDLYNISGEYVFDSKWFLGAGVNQLNADDAVFDITTYEMSAGYFFSEHSKLSLNYTTNSESKSNNGAYLEYEFESYFSQNIDAITLTYEHFIPLQSTAGVFITGAVGYQNPQYINNEILTQVDGSTPTIVEDSTLNFENDIYTVAVFADWYINNAWSVGATYYRTDVNTDFSSSNIDDSNKSSHSNNITETGLNTRYFWHFSDVFSAKFSLEHYFDNGEYNSDSETNFGIAINARF, from the coding sequence ATGACTAGAACAAAGATGTCTGTGGCATTAATGCTCGCATTGGCCACAATCCCTGCATATGCAGCCCAAGATAATACCTATCACCACGAAGCAGAAATCGGTTTTTTAGACTCATCAGGTGAAGCGGATGGCCTAGTTAACGCCAATTATCGCTATTATTTTAAAGCGGTTGAGCAAGCAGATAAGCCATATGCATTGACGGGATTCTTTAATCAAGGCTCAACTGTTTCTGCGCGTTATGCCACCACTGACGTCCAAGATTTATATAACATCTCTGGAGAATATGTTTTTGACTCAAAATGGTTTTTGGGGGCTGGAGTCAACCAGTTAAATGCAGATGATGCTGTATTTGACATCACAACATACGAGATGAGTGCTGGATATTTTTTTAGCGAACACTCAAAGTTATCCTTGAACTACACTACCAACTCAGAATCAAAATCTAACAATGGCGCATATCTAGAATATGAATTTGAATCATATTTTAGCCAAAATATTGATGCTATCACGTTAACTTACGAACATTTTATTCCATTACAATCAACCGCTGGAGTGTTTATAACTGGGGCTGTAGGTTATCAAAACCCACAATATATCAACAACGAAATTCTCACTCAAGTTGATGGCTCAACTCCGACTATAGTGGAGGATTCTACATTAAACTTTGAAAATGACATTTATACTGTTGCAGTGTTTGCAGATTGGTATATTAATAATGCATGGTCAGTGGGTGCGACTTACTACCGGACAGATGTAAATACTGATTTCAGCAGCAGTAATATTGATGACTCAAATAAAAGTAGCCACAGCAACAACATCACTGAAACTGGTTTAAATACACGTTACTTCTGGCATTTTTCAGATGTGTTCTCGGCTAAGTTTTCGCTAGAACATTATTTCGATAATGGTGAATATAATAGTGATTCAGAAACTAATTTTGGCATAGCAATTAACGCCCGTTTCTAA
- a CDS encoding multidrug effflux MFS transporter, producing MRRNLLPLLMFMVLLSPLAIDIYLPSMPTMALEYGVSNSEVQSTLVLFLFAMGVGQILIGPLADRFGRKPVALFGIVLYGISSLLGAYAVEFEWLQIARVFQGLAACSTSIVVFSAVRDCYSRKESVSMYSYLNGAICVVPALAPTFGGLLALQFGWRSTFIFMALYAILVLFLVGFRFPETRPLNTDSTGPLYRWSRYKPVISDPHFMFYASCCMIAMASILCYVSYSPVWIIGHLGISELTFSGLFGLNAAVNIAACFAAPVLVKRIGNRPGVVVALSLMLVAAFIEAALYFAGPQEGLAAAIAFMAPMMILCIGFAILLGPATSMALSAFGERAGTATAMLGCIQMSGASILTALVQLTDIPAPYAIAVVMGGFSAVLLIIMAMNRLSHLHHEQLQHD from the coding sequence ATGCGTCGTAACTTATTGCCACTGTTAATGTTTATGGTGCTCCTAAGCCCATTAGCTATTGATATATATCTGCCGTCTATGCCTACTATGGCGTTGGAGTACGGTGTATCTAACAGTGAAGTACAGTCCACCTTAGTGTTATTTTTATTTGCAATGGGCGTAGGACAAATTCTAATTGGTCCACTAGCGGACCGTTTTGGCCGTAAACCTGTCGCGTTATTTGGCATTGTTCTTTATGGCATTAGTAGTTTATTAGGGGCTTATGCAGTTGAATTTGAATGGTTGCAGATTGCGCGTGTTTTTCAAGGATTAGCCGCATGCTCAACCTCTATTGTGGTATTTAGTGCGGTACGTGACTGCTATTCCCGCAAAGAAAGTGTCTCAATGTACAGTTATCTCAACGGCGCTATTTGTGTGGTACCGGCATTGGCACCGACATTTGGTGGGCTATTAGCCTTACAGTTTGGCTGGCGATCTACGTTTATTTTTATGGCTTTATACGCCATTTTGGTATTGTTTTTAGTGGGATTTCGTTTTCCAGAAACCCGGCCATTAAATACCGACAGCACAGGACCTTTATACCGCTGGAGCCGTTATAAGCCAGTTATTAGTGATCCACATTTTATGTTTTATGCCAGTTGCTGCATGATCGCTATGGCATCGATATTATGTTATGTGTCGTACTCACCCGTGTGGATAATTGGTCACTTAGGTATATCAGAATTAACCTTCAGTGGTTTATTTGGTCTCAATGCTGCGGTCAATATTGCCGCGTGTTTTGCCGCTCCGGTGTTGGTTAAGCGCATTGGCAATCGCCCGGGAGTTGTAGTGGCATTGTCGTTGATGCTAGTTGCTGCATTTATTGAAGCTGCTCTGTACTTTGCTGGCCCACAAGAAGGCCTCGCCGCGGCGATAGCATTTATGGCTCCAATGATGATTTTATGTATTGGTTTTGCCATTTTGCTTGGCCCTGCAACCAGTATGGCGTTGTCGGCTTTCGGTGAGCGTGCAGGTACCGCGACAGCGATGTTAGGTTGTATTCAAATGAGTGGGGCATCAATACTGACGGCGTTGGTCCAGCTAACTGATATACCAGCACCCTATGCGATAGCGGTTGTGATGGGGGGCTTTAGTGCCGTATTACTGATTATTATGGCAATGAACCGTTTAAGTCATCTGCATCATGAGCAATTACAACACGATTAA